The proteins below are encoded in one region of Elusimicrobiaceae bacterium:
- a CDS encoding uracil-DNA glycosylase: MPDELKTLVRQLKNCLKYNDFDDYAGSFSETAVPPAPAAEFSAVSSGPAGPVAPAHVKPAAHAVSAHAGAPAKAAPHAQLPAPEAVALKTETKRPDLSKLDMAGLEKLVSVCKLCPLGAARIKPVFGMGNPRAQIMLIGEGPGYEEDRQGLPFVGKAGQLLDKILGAMGLDRTNVYIANIAKCHPMIDPSNPEKRGNDRPPSPDEIRVCRPYLERQIELINPEFIIALGATAARELLSFTGSLSSMRGQLRDYPVTPAIKVAATYHPAALLRNPDYKRPTWDDMKLVMKAAGMQPPQTAGKE; this comes from the coding sequence ATGCCTGATGAATTAAAAACACTGGTGCGCCAGCTTAAAAACTGCCTGAAATATAACGATTTTGACGATTATGCAGGCTCGTTTTCTGAAACGGCCGTCCCCCCTGCGCCGGCGGCGGAATTTTCCGCCGTTTCGTCCGGCCCTGCCGGGCCTGTCGCGCCTGCGCATGTCAAACCGGCCGCGCATGCTGTGTCCGCGCACGCGGGTGCGCCAGCCAAAGCGGCCCCGCATGCACAGCTGCCCGCTCCGGAAGCCGTCGCTTTAAAAACGGAAACGAAACGTCCTGACCTGTCGAAACTTGATATGGCGGGGCTGGAAAAACTGGTTTCCGTCTGCAAGTTGTGCCCGCTTGGCGCGGCACGGATAAAACCGGTGTTCGGCATGGGCAATCCCCGCGCGCAGATAATGCTTATCGGCGAGGGCCCGGGTTACGAGGAAGACCGGCAGGGCCTGCCTTTCGTGGGCAAAGCGGGCCAGCTGCTTGATAAAATTCTTGGCGCGATGGGGCTGGACCGCACTAATGTTTATATTGCCAATATCGCCAAATGCCATCCGATGATTGACCCGTCAAATCCTGAAAAACGCGGTAACGACCGGCCGCCGTCGCCGGATGAAATCCGCGTTTGCCGGCCCTACTTGGAGCGGCAGATAGAGCTGATTAACCCCGAATTTATCATCGCGCTGGGCGCGACAGCGGCGCGGGAACTGCTCAGCTTCACGGGTTCGTTGTCCTCCATGCGCGGACAACTTCGCGATTATCCGGTCACTCCGGCCATCAAGGTGGCGGCTACCTATCACCCTGCCGCGCTGCTGCGCAATCCCGACTATAAACGCCCCACCTGGGACGATATGAAGCTGGTCATGAAAGCCGCCGGGATGCAACCGCCTCAGACCGCCGGAAAAGAGTAG
- the gmk gene encoding guanylate kinase: protein MALRGFPIIVSSPSGGGKTTVCSRVLAEDSSVERVVTATTRAPRAAEEDGIDYHFWPEARFVRNIKAGLMAEWAKVHGKYYYGIPKKSFDSIIRRGKNPLLVIDVQGAETVSRHYENAVKIFLLPPSWAVLKSRLEARNDTGDLAVRLATAKSELERIGDYHYVIINDDLEIAVSQLKAIITAQRIITARQLPRLKRSAQSVYRFI, encoded by the coding sequence ATGGCCTTGCGGGGTTTCCCGATAATAGTTTCCTCCCCCTCCGGGGGCGGCAAGACTACGGTTTGCAGCCGGGTTCTGGCGGAGGACAGCTCTGTTGAACGGGTTGTTACCGCCACGACCCGCGCGCCCCGCGCGGCGGAAGAAGACGGTATTGATTACCATTTCTGGCCGGAGGCCCGCTTTGTGCGCAATATCAAGGCGGGCCTCATGGCCGAATGGGCGAAAGTGCACGGGAAGTATTATTACGGTATTCCGAAGAAATCGTTTGACAGCATAATCCGGCGCGGAAAAAACCCGCTGCTGGTGATTGACGTGCAGGGCGCGGAAACCGTTTCAAGGCATTACGAAAACGCCGTGAAGATATTTCTGCTGCCGCCGAGCTGGGCGGTGCTGAAATCCCGGCTGGAAGCGCGCAACGATACCGGTGATCTGGCCGTAAGGCTCGCGACCGCGAAAAGCGAACTGGAGCGGATCGGCGATTACCACTATGTGATAATCAACGACGATCTGGAAATCGCGGTCAGCCAGCTCAAAGCCATCATTACGGCGCAGCGCATTATCACCGCGCGGCAGCTGCCGAGGCTTAAACGTTCGGCGCAAAGCGTATACCGTTTTATCTGA
- the ppdK gene encoding pyruvate, phosphate dikinase — protein sequence MPTAVKNTTKAAVRKTTKKTISKSVYYFGNGKADGNGSMKELLGGKGANLAEMAGQLKLPVPPGFTITTEVCTYYWANKRTYPASLAKTVAENLKMVEKNVGRVFGDAKKPLLVSVRSGARSSMPGMMETILNVGLTTETIPGMIADTRNERFVYDAYRRLIMMYADVVMEKAAGIEPKDDKGIRKVLDEKLAQIKKARGYKTDTELTSEELRKLCADFKATVKTVLKKEFPDNANDQLWGAIGAVFASWNGTRAIAYRNIEKIPHEWGTAVNVQSMVFGNTGETSATGVAFTRDPGTGNNNFYGEYLVNAQGEDVVAGIRTPAPINEYSRNDQSRHLETLHEIMPKVYRELDGIQKKLEKHYHDMLDIEFTIQDGKLWMLQCRVGKRNGRAAVKMATDMFNSKMIDARTAVMRVTPAQLDELLHPVLDPVAEKAAKVVAKGLPAGPGGAAGQVVFNAADAIAYFNAGKKCILVREETNPEDVTGMRAAEAILTARGGMTSHAALVARGWGKCCIVGCAEMHIENKVITVNGVTIREGDWISLNGSKGHVYVGKLDMMAAGANDKTLLDFLKICDRVRTLKIRTNADTPEDSAKAREFGAEGIGLFRIEHMFYGKGSDDALFNLRKMIVSSSLDERKAALKDLFPFMKSDIKKTLKAMAGYPVTIRMIDPPLHEFVPHNADNLKKLAEALRISYADLEKRAEGLRENNPMMGHRGVRLGITYPEVTETQVRAIFEATAELLKEKVTVLPEIMIPVTCTHVEIENQKVIIKRVYEEVLKATGMKKIPHMVGTMIEIPRAALTADEMAGPAEFFSFGTNDLTQMSFGFSRDDIGSFLGDYLNRNILPEDPFQSIDEKGVGELIRIAVRKGRTARPNLKVGICGEHGGDPRSVEFCHQQGFNYVSCSPFRVPIARLAAAQAVVKHGGKK from the coding sequence ATGCCAACCGCGGTTAAAAATACTACAAAAGCTGCAGTCAGGAAAACGACGAAGAAAACCATTTCCAAAAGCGTCTATTACTTTGGGAACGGCAAAGCTGATGGCAATGGCTCGATGAAGGAGCTCCTCGGCGGAAAAGGCGCCAATCTCGCCGAAATGGCCGGCCAGCTCAAGCTGCCGGTTCCCCCCGGATTCACCATTACCACCGAAGTATGCACTTATTACTGGGCGAACAAAAGAACATACCCTGCGTCACTTGCCAAAACGGTTGCGGAAAATCTCAAGATGGTTGAAAAGAACGTCGGCCGTGTTTTCGGCGACGCGAAGAAACCCCTGCTGGTTTCCGTGCGCTCCGGCGCGAGAAGTTCCATGCCCGGCATGATGGAAACCATTCTTAACGTCGGCCTGACGACCGAAACAATCCCCGGCATGATTGCCGATACCAGGAACGAGCGGTTTGTTTATGACGCCTATCGCCGCCTGATCATGATGTACGCCGACGTGGTGATGGAGAAAGCCGCCGGCATCGAGCCTAAGGACGACAAGGGCATCCGCAAAGTTCTCGACGAAAAACTTGCCCAGATCAAGAAAGCCCGCGGCTACAAGACCGACACCGAGCTGACCTCGGAAGAGCTCAGAAAACTGTGCGCCGATTTCAAGGCGACGGTCAAGACCGTTCTTAAAAAAGAATTCCCCGACAACGCCAACGACCAGCTGTGGGGCGCAATCGGCGCGGTTTTCGCGTCGTGGAACGGCACCCGCGCGATCGCGTACCGCAATATTGAAAAAATCCCGCACGAATGGGGAACCGCCGTCAACGTGCAGTCAATGGTGTTCGGCAACACCGGCGAAACCAGCGCGACCGGCGTAGCTTTCACCCGCGATCCCGGCACCGGCAATAATAATTTTTACGGCGAATATCTCGTGAACGCTCAGGGCGAAGACGTGGTGGCCGGCATACGCACCCCCGCTCCGATCAACGAATATTCCCGCAACGACCAGTCCCGGCATCTTGAAACCCTTCATGAAATCATGCCGAAAGTTTACAGGGAGCTCGACGGAATCCAGAAGAAACTGGAAAAGCATTACCATGACATGCTCGACATCGAGTTCACCATTCAGGACGGTAAACTGTGGATGCTGCAGTGCCGCGTGGGCAAACGCAACGGCAGAGCCGCCGTTAAAATGGCGACCGACATGTTCAACAGCAAAATGATTGACGCCAGAACCGCCGTCATGCGCGTAACGCCCGCCCAGCTTGACGAACTGCTTCACCCCGTGCTTGACCCCGTGGCCGAGAAGGCCGCCAAAGTCGTAGCCAAGGGCCTGCCCGCGGGCCCCGGCGGAGCCGCCGGCCAGGTGGTGTTCAACGCCGCCGACGCCATCGCCTATTTCAACGCCGGCAAAAAATGCATTCTTGTCCGCGAAGAAACCAACCCTGAAGACGTGACCGGGATGAGAGCCGCAGAAGCCATTCTTACCGCACGCGGCGGCATGACCTCGCACGCAGCGCTGGTCGCGCGCGGCTGGGGCAAATGCTGCATCGTCGGCTGCGCCGAAATGCACATCGAAAACAAGGTTATCACCGTCAATGGCGTGACCATCAGGGAAGGCGACTGGATTTCCCTTAACGGTTCCAAGGGCCACGTTTACGTTGGCAAGCTGGACATGATGGCCGCCGGCGCCAACGACAAGACGCTGCTTGATTTCCTTAAAATCTGCGACAGGGTGCGCACGCTTAAAATCCGCACGAACGCCGACACCCCGGAAGATTCCGCCAAGGCGCGCGAATTCGGCGCGGAAGGCATCGGCCTGTTCCGCATCGAGCATATGTTCTACGGCAAAGGCTCGGACGACGCACTGTTCAACCTGCGGAAAATGATTGTTTCCTCCTCGCTGGACGAGCGGAAAGCCGCGCTGAAGGATCTGTTTCCGTTCATGAAGTCGGATATCAAGAAAACTCTTAAAGCGATGGCCGGTTACCCCGTAACCATCCGGATGATTGATCCTCCGCTTCACGAGTTCGTGCCGCACAACGCCGACAACCTCAAAAAGCTTGCCGAAGCGCTGCGCATCAGCTACGCCGATCTGGAAAAACGCGCCGAAGGCCTGCGGGAAAACAACCCGATGATGGGCCATCGCGGCGTGCGGCTTGGCATAACCTATCCGGAAGTGACCGAAACCCAGGTCCGCGCGATTTTCGAAGCGACCGCGGAACTCCTTAAGGAGAAAGTGACGGTGCTGCCCGAAATCATGATCCCGGTCACCTGCACCCATGTCGAAATCGAGAACCAGAAAGTAATCATCAAACGGGTATACGAAGAAGTGCTTAAAGCCACCGGCATGAAGAAGATTCCGCACATGGTCGGCACGATGATCGAGATCCCCCGCGCCGCGCTTACCGCCGATGAAATGGCGGGCCCCGCGGAGTTCTTCTCGTTCGGCACGAACGACCTGACCCAGATGAGTTTCGGTTTTTCGCGTGACGATATCGGCAGCTTCCTCGGCGATTATCTGAACAGGAACATTCTGCCGGAAGATCCCTTCCAGTCCATTGATGAAAAGGGTGTCGGCGAACTGATCAGGATTGCCGTAAGGAAAGGCCGCACCGCCCGCCCGAACCTTAAAGTGGGCATCTGCGGCGAACATGGCGGTGATCCCAGAAGCGTGGAATTCTGCCATCAACAGGGCTTCAATTATGTGTCCTGCTCGCCGTTCCGCGTGCCGATAGCCAGACTGGCTGCCGCGCAGGCGGTGGTGAAGCATGGCGGGAAGAAGTAA
- a CDS encoding CinA family nicotinamide mononucleotide deamidase-related protein, with protein sequence MAKTGKNRAVLLFTGSELLNGKLNRYEPLFCAELAKLGMTVGYSVTLPDETGTVASAVARALTEAALVIAVGGLGPTFDDVTRQAAALALDRRLLPDPEIMKTIERLFARRGSIMPENNRLQALVIAGAKPLANPVGTAPGQLFFKNGRMLVLLPGPESEWRPIFSRSVAPEIKKRFPRRAGTRQTEINLAGIAESAADEQLLPVIKAFPAAEFTILSAPGHVRVFARVRERTDTEAKNLLKRIQARLLKSFAGTVFGCGELLPETALGAKLRKLGLRIGTAESCTGGLVAHRITRVPGSSGYMNGGVVAYANSVKTRVLGVKAATLEKHGAVSAECALEMARGARKVTGSDIGIATTGIAGPGGATAGKPVGLVYIAVSVRGSGETVVKHVFNGTRNSIQECSANAALALALKTLNLPRPGMRRI encoded by the coding sequence ATGGCTAAAACTGGAAAAAACCGCGCAGTGCTGCTTTTCACCGGCAGCGAACTTTTAAACGGCAAACTCAACAGGTACGAACCGCTGTTCTGCGCCGAACTGGCAAAACTCGGCATGACGGTTGGTTATTCGGTTACTTTGCCTGACGAGACCGGCACGGTCGCCTCGGCTGTCGCCCGCGCGCTGACGGAAGCGGCACTGGTCATAGCGGTCGGCGGGCTCGGCCCCACCTTCGACGACGTGACCCGGCAGGCCGCCGCCCTCGCGCTTGACCGCCGGCTGCTGCCGGATCCGGAAATCATGAAAACGATCGAACGCCTTTTCGCGCGCCGCGGCAGCATAATGCCGGAGAACAACCGCCTCCAGGCGCTTGTCATCGCAGGCGCGAAACCGCTCGCCAACCCCGTAGGCACCGCGCCGGGCCAGCTTTTTTTCAAAAACGGCAGAATGCTTGTGCTGCTGCCCGGCCCGGAAAGCGAATGGCGGCCCATCTTCAGCCGGTCAGTCGCGCCGGAAATAAAAAAACGGTTTCCGCGCCGGGCGGGCACCCGGCAGACTGAAATCAATCTGGCCGGCATAGCGGAATCGGCGGCGGACGAACAGCTCCTGCCGGTGATAAAGGCTTTCCCGGCGGCGGAGTTTACCATCCTGTCCGCGCCGGGCCATGTGCGCGTATTCGCGCGGGTGCGCGAAAGAACGGACACGGAAGCGAAAAACCTGCTTAAAAGAATACAGGCGCGCCTGCTGAAAAGTTTCGCCGGCACGGTTTTCGGATGCGGAGAACTGCTCCCGGAAACCGCGCTTGGCGCAAAACTGCGGAAGCTGGGCCTGCGAATCGGCACTGCCGAATCGTGCACCGGAGGGCTGGTGGCGCACCGCATCACGCGGGTGCCGGGCAGCTCCGGCTACATGAACGGCGGCGTTGTGGCTTACGCCAACTCGGTCAAAACAAGGGTGCTGGGCGTAAAAGCCGCGACCCTTGAAAAACACGGCGCGGTTTCGGCGGAATGCGCGCTGGAAATGGCGCGCGGCGCGCGGAAAGTGACGGGAAGCGATATCGGAATCGCCACAACCGGCATAGCCGGGCCGGGCGGCGCGACGGCGGGCAAACCGGTCGGGCTGGTATACATAGCGGTTTCGGTCAGGGGAAGCGGCGAAACCGTCGTCAAACATGTTTTTAACGGCACGCGAAACAGCATACAGGAGTGTTCGGCAAACGCCGCACTGGCGCTGGCGCTGAAAACGCTCAACCTGCCGCGCCCGGGCATGCGCCGAATTTGA
- the rpsO gene encoding 30S ribosomal protein S15: MTTTKERRTEVLTKFQAHPSDTGSTSVQVAFLTERIAYISAHLKNNPKDFAGERGLLKLVGQRRRLLRYLKETNLNAYHSLIKQLDMRK; the protein is encoded by the coding sequence ATGACCACGACCAAAGAAAGACGGACCGAAGTTCTCACCAAGTTCCAGGCTCATCCTTCAGACACGGGAAGCACTTCCGTTCAGGTTGCATTTCTGACGGAGCGGATCGCTTACATTTCCGCTCACCTCAAAAATAATCCCAAAGATTTTGCGGGCGAAAGAGGGCTGTTAAAGCTCGTCGGCCAGCGCCGCCGCCTGCTCAGATATCTTAAAGAGACCAATCTCAACGCGTACCACAGCCTTATCAAACAGCTGGACATGAGGAAATAA
- a CDS encoding polyribonucleotide nucleotidyltransferase: MTNLKTTRIEETVGDKIISLETGLMARQADGAIVARMGDTVLLAAVVSEKTQDPGPADFVPLTTNYKERTYSAGKIPGGFFKREGRPSKKEILSSRLTDRAIRPLFPEGYAAETNVTTMVLSSDGENDADVLSIVAASTALTISCIPFNGPVAGVRVGRIDGQYIINPTHAQRDESDIDFVIAGTKQGMLMVEGGCKEVPENVLIEAMEKAQDAINRLCDMQTRLREQIGAPKFTVPQTVMPETIRQTVEAKVRPEIVRILNLFCDKQTRDKSIAALKQQTIDALSGENPGCEPFVNLAIETVSYEESRRLVLEKGVRVDGRKPDEIRPLDSRVGLLPRTHGSALFTRGQTQGLVVCTLGSPEDMQMVEGLEETYHERFMLHYNFPGFSTGECKPDRSPGRREIGHGELARRALMPLLPQEEEFGYTIRLVSDIMESNGSSSMASVCGGSLSLFDAGVPMKAACAGIAMGLISDGSKHVVLSDIMGLEDHLGDMDFKLTGTRKGITAFQMDVKLASGIALSILKEAVAQATNGRNHILNHMETVITEPRKEMSQYAPRLFRIQIPQEKIGALIGPGGKNIRRITEENNCKVEVNDEGVVYISGVDAVKVERARKEVESLTAVVEVGKIYSGKVVSIQPFGAFVELLPGQDGLLHISEIEHRRVNKVEDVLKLGEEVQVKVVEIDNNGKIRLSRKVLIARS; the protein is encoded by the coding sequence ATGACAAATCTTAAAACGACCCGCATCGAAGAAACGGTGGGGGATAAAATCATTTCATTGGAAACCGGGCTGATGGCCCGTCAGGCGGACGGCGCGATCGTCGCCCGCATGGGCGACACCGTGCTGCTCGCGGCGGTGGTGTCCGAAAAGACGCAGGATCCCGGTCCGGCGGATTTCGTGCCGCTCACCACTAACTATAAGGAACGGACCTATTCTGCCGGCAAAATTCCCGGCGGTTTTTTCAAACGCGAAGGCCGGCCCTCAAAAAAGGAAATTCTTTCCTCCCGCCTGACCGACCGGGCGATCCGCCCGCTGTTTCCGGAAGGGTACGCGGCGGAAACGAACGTGACGACGATGGTGCTGTCGAGCGACGGCGAGAATGACGCCGATGTGCTCAGCATTGTCGCCGCGTCAACCGCGCTGACGATCTCGTGCATACCGTTCAACGGCCCCGTGGCCGGAGTGCGCGTGGGCAGAATTGACGGCCAGTACATCATCAACCCGACCCACGCCCAGCGCGACGAAAGCGATATTGATTTTGTCATCGCCGGCACCAAACAGGGAATGCTGATGGTGGAAGGCGGCTGCAAGGAAGTGCCGGAGAACGTGCTGATAGAAGCGATGGAAAAAGCGCAGGACGCCATCAACCGGCTCTGTGATATGCAGACCAGGCTGCGCGAGCAGATCGGCGCGCCCAAGTTCACCGTGCCGCAAACCGTCATGCCCGAAACGATCAGGCAGACGGTGGAAGCGAAAGTGCGCCCGGAAATCGTGCGGATCCTCAACCTGTTCTGCGACAAGCAGACGCGCGACAAATCAATCGCCGCACTCAAGCAGCAGACCATTGACGCGCTGAGCGGGGAAAACCCCGGCTGCGAACCTTTTGTCAACCTCGCCATCGAAACGGTTTCTTATGAAGAAAGCCGCCGCCTGGTGCTGGAAAAAGGCGTGCGCGTCGACGGCAGAAAGCCGGACGAAATACGTCCGCTTGACTCGCGGGTCGGCCTGCTGCCCCGCACCCACGGTTCCGCACTGTTCACCCGCGGCCAGACGCAGGGCCTGGTAGTCTGCACGCTCGGCTCGCCCGAAGACATGCAGATGGTGGAAGGGCTGGAAGAAACCTACCACGAGCGGTTCATGCTGCATTACAATTTCCCCGGTTTTTCCACGGGCGAATGCAAACCGGACAGAAGCCCCGGCCGCCGCGAAATCGGGCACGGAGAACTGGCCCGGCGCGCGCTGATGCCGCTGCTGCCGCAGGAAGAGGAATTCGGCTACACGATCCGGCTGGTTTCCGACATTATGGAATCGAACGGATCCAGTTCGATGGCCTCCGTATGCGGCGGTTCGCTGAGCCTGTTTGACGCCGGCGTGCCAATGAAAGCCGCCTGCGCCGGAATCGCGATGGGTCTTATTTCGGACGGCAGCAAACACGTTGTCCTGTCCGACATTATGGGCCTTGAAGACCACCTCGGCGATATGGACTTCAAACTTACCGGCACGCGCAAAGGCATCACCGCGTTTCAGATGGACGTGAAACTGGCGAGCGGCATTGCGCTGTCAATCCTTAAAGAAGCCGTCGCGCAGGCCACGAACGGCCGCAATCACATCCTTAACCACATGGAAACGGTGATAACCGAGCCCCGGAAAGAAATGTCACAGTACGCTCCGCGTCTTTTCAGAATACAGATCCCCCAGGAAAAGATCGGCGCGCTTATCGGGCCCGGCGGCAAGAACATACGCAGAATCACCGAGGAAAACAACTGCAAGGTTGAAGTGAACGATGAAGGCGTCGTTTACATCTCCGGCGTGGATGCGGTAAAGGTGGAACGGGCCCGTAAGGAAGTGGAGTCCCTGACCGCCGTGGTTGAAGTGGGCAAGATTTACTCCGGCAAAGTGGTTTCCATACAGCCTTTCGGCGCGTTTGTGGAACTGCTGCCGGGCCAGGACGGCCTGCTGCACATCTCCGAAATCGAGCACCGCAGAGTCAACAAGGTGGAAGACGTGCTCAAACTCGGAGAAGAGGTACAGGTCAAAGTGGTCGAGATTGACAATAACGGGAAAATACGGCTGTCCCGCAAAGTGTTGATCGCGAGAAGCTAA
- a CDS encoding DNA translocase FtsK, which yields MARRNASPFDLFYAGRKKHAGKSARGVAFYAKKKQSAKAGRRKTKTPAWLPAVGWIFTVSLTLWLIWIQWVGGSSGALGRILADGLFKTFGHASYLFPLLMLYGLATIFFERTEKAFGALTLATGITFVLVSSSAELALLKLIFTGSLISGGVTGEMTAALLDGILGKAGAGIIGMGIFVAGVHILFGIPWKKTISAMLKWVREDYAAWTAGRTALARRIEAARGDLPVPAEECAARNCDITDCEVSGEPARPAREKLTAPIKIMRGGNSGSPPAKPRPAAVKKTAEKAEEEAPLPLERPPFDPKTYEPPSLDLLNEPPANRLIGPSDDEIAHAKQQLEETLASFEIKATVTGALAGPVITRYELKPEKGVKVSSIVSLENDIALAMKAKGIRIEAPIPGKDAIGLELPNEKPVMVYLREILEDPALAGSRNKLAVAVGRHADGAPATANLEKMPHLLVAGATNSGKSICLQTFILSLVYRARPDEVKFLMIDPKRLELTFYEGIPHLYDPKTPAEQATVITDSKEAVASLKALVKVMETRYKILEAAKVRNMESYNKWAEKNGEPHMFFIVVIIDELADLMLQTKAAVEDSIQRLAQMARAVGIHLVLCTQRPSVNVITGVIKANLPSRIALQVTSRTDSRVILDSQGAENLLGKGDMLYLAIDAQKPSRMQGAYVSEEEIRAVADHLRKQGRPDYPVQLRSEKADEEAFGPGMGISVEDFKAALNLILQRRRISQDLLKAHFGSSARATNILSVLEIQGFISKPEGSNRWDIQFDKIEQQAASFELTVNSPVSAGNGE from the coding sequence ATGGCCAGACGAAACGCATCCCCTTTCGACCTGTTCTATGCGGGCCGCAAAAAACACGCGGGGAAATCCGCGCGCGGGGTGGCGTTTTACGCTAAAAAAAAGCAGTCGGCCAAAGCGGGCAGGCGCAAAACCAAAACTCCCGCATGGCTGCCGGCGGTAGGCTGGATATTCACCGTGTCGCTCACGCTGTGGCTGATCTGGATCCAGTGGGTGGGGGGCTCAAGCGGAGCGCTGGGCCGCATTCTGGCGGACGGGCTGTTTAAAACATTCGGGCACGCGTCCTATCTGTTCCCTCTGCTTATGCTGTACGGCCTGGCGACGATCTTCTTCGAGCGCACGGAAAAGGCGTTCGGCGCGCTCACGCTTGCCACAGGCATCACGTTCGTGCTGGTCTCCTCGTCGGCTGAACTGGCGCTGCTCAAACTGATTTTCACCGGTTCCCTTATTTCCGGCGGTGTCACCGGCGAGATGACAGCCGCATTGCTCGACGGTATTTTGGGCAAGGCGGGCGCGGGCATAATCGGCATGGGGATATTCGTGGCGGGCGTGCACATTTTATTCGGGATCCCGTGGAAAAAAACCATCTCCGCCATGCTGAAATGGGTGCGGGAGGATTATGCCGCGTGGACAGCCGGCAGAACCGCGCTGGCGCGCAGAATAGAAGCCGCGCGCGGCGACTTGCCGGTGCCCGCGGAAGAATGCGCCGCGCGGAATTGCGACATAACGGATTGCGAAGTGTCCGGGGAGCCCGCCCGGCCCGCGCGCGAAAAGCTCACCGCGCCGATCAAGATCATGCGCGGAGGCAATAGCGGTTCCCCGCCCGCCAAGCCAAGACCGGCAGCAGTAAAGAAAACCGCGGAGAAAGCGGAAGAGGAAGCTCCGCTTCCGCTGGAACGCCCGCCGTTCGATCCAAAAACTTACGAACCGCCCTCGCTTGACCTGCTTAACGAACCGCCTGCAAACCGGCTAATCGGCCCGTCGGACGACGAGATCGCGCACGCGAAACAGCAGCTGGAGGAAACGCTCGCCAGTTTCGAGATCAAAGCCACGGTGACAGGCGCGCTGGCCGGCCCGGTGATCACCCGCTATGAACTGAAACCCGAGAAAGGGGTGAAGGTAAGCTCGATAGTGTCGCTGGAAAACGATATAGCGCTTGCCATGAAAGCGAAAGGCATCCGGATAGAGGCGCCGATCCCCGGCAAAGACGCGATCGGGCTTGAACTGCCCAACGAAAAACCGGTAATGGTCTATCTGCGGGAAATACTGGAAGACCCCGCGCTGGCCGGCTCAAGGAACAAGCTGGCCGTCGCGGTCGGGCGCCACGCCGACGGCGCGCCGGCGACTGCGAACCTGGAAAAAATGCCGCACCTTCTGGTGGCGGGCGCGACAAACAGCGGCAAAAGCATCTGCCTGCAGACGTTTATTCTGTCGCTGGTATACCGTGCCCGGCCAGACGAGGTGAAATTCCTCATGATTGACCCCAAGCGGCTGGAACTCACCTTTTATGAGGGGATACCGCATCTCTACGATCCCAAAACGCCGGCCGAACAGGCCACGGTGATAACCGACTCTAAAGAGGCGGTCGCTTCGCTCAAGGCGCTGGTGAAGGTGATGGAAACGCGCTACAAGATTCTGGAAGCGGCCAAAGTGCGCAACATGGAGTCATACAACAAATGGGCCGAAAAGAACGGCGAGCCGCATATGTTTTTCATTGTGGTCATCATAGACGAGCTGGCTGACCTGATGCTCCAGACCAAGGCCGCGGTGGAAGACTCCATCCAGCGGCTCGCCCAGATGGCGCGGGCGGTGGGAATACATCTGGTGCTGTGCACGCAGCGTCCGTCGGTTAACGTGATCACGGGGGTTATCAAGGCGAATCTGCCGTCCCGGATTGCGCTGCAGGTGACTTCACGCACCGATTCCAGAGTGATTCTGGACTCGCAAGGCGCGGAAAACCTGCTCGGCAAAGGCGATATGCTGTATCTGGCGATTGACGCGCAGAAACCGTCCCGGATGCAGGGCGCTTATGTGTCGGAAGAGGAGATCCGCGCGGTGGCGGATCATCTGCGCAAACAGGGCCGGCCCGACTACCCGGTCCAGCTCCGAAGCGAAAAGGCGGACGAGGAAGCCTTCGGCCCCGGCATGGGCATCAGCGTGGAGGATTTCAAAGCCGCGCTGAACCTGATTTTACAGCGGCGGCGCATTTCGCAGGATCTGCTCAAGGCGCACTTCGGCTCCTCGGCGCGGGCCACCAATATCCTGAGCGTGCTCGAGATTCAGGGCTTTATAAGCAAACCCGAAGGCTCCAACCGGTGGGACATCCAGTTTGACAAGATAGAACAGCAGGCAGCCAGCTTCGAGCTGACCGTCAATTCGCCCGTTTCCGCCGGGAACGGGGAATAA